CCTGACTATTGTATACGAATAGACTTATGTTATACTGTATTTATAAGTTTATTCGTATACAAAGGAGGGAGAAAATGACAAAAGCAATGGTATACAAGCTGCTAGAAGAATTTAATGGAACTTTGGCTTTGAAGGATGCCAAAAAAGCGGGCATTTCTCCTGTAACGATCAAACGTATGGTAGATCGAGGGGAGCTGGATCGAGAGTATCCAGGTTTTTTCACTTTACCTGGCCAATTTCCTGATGAATTGTTTATGGCGCAAAAGAAATATGAGCGCGGCATTATTTCACATATTACCGCGTTAGATTTGTATGATTTAACAGATATGATTCCTAGACAGATCGATTTGACTGTTCCTTACGGTTATCACGTTTCTGGAAAAGGATTGAAGGAATTCGCAGTTGAGTTACACTATACAAAAACAGAATGGTATGAACTAGGTAAGGTTGAAATAAAAAGTCGCTATGGGAATCCTGTTATAGCCTATGATCAAGAAAGAACCTTGTGTGACATTTGGAATCCCTGGTATAACGTTGAGGATGAAATCAAAGTAAAAGCAATCAAAAACTACATGGAATCGAATAGAAAAAATCTTAGAAAATTGAATGAGTATCGAAGAATTTTGCCAACAGACAAAACGATGCGCTCTTATATTATGGCTTTAAATTAAAGGAGAAGAAACATGACACCTACGCAGTTAAAAGCAAAAGTGAAGAATATTTCGAGAGAAAAAGAAGTTGATCCGCAGCTCGTTTTAAGACATTTTATGATGGAAAAATTCTTGGAAAAAATCTCAGAATCTCCTTATCGTGAAAATTTTGTTTTAAAAGGCGGCTTCCTAATTGGATCAAAGTATGGCATTGAAAATCGAACAACCAAAGACATTGATACGACTTTACGAGAAATGAAAGTGACAAAAGAGACATTAACAAAAGTTTTAAACGATATTTTCTCCACACCGACGAAAGAAGGAATTCAATTTGAGATCCAAAGAATAAAAGAAACGAAAGAAGCCGATTATTATCCTGGTTTTAGCTTACGTGTGCTGGCACATTTAGAGAATATGCGGCCAGATTTTAAGGTAGATGTAACTACAGGTGATTCGATCTATCCAGCAACGATCACTCACAGTCATAAATTGATGTTTGAAGATCGAACAATTCCTTTGGAATCTTATCCTACAGAACAAATTATTG
This window of the Enterococcus mundtii genome carries:
- a CDS encoding nucleotidyl transferase AbiEii/AbiGii toxin family protein; this encodes MTPTQLKAKVKNISREKEVDPQLVLRHFMMEKFLEKISESPYRENFVLKGGFLIGSKYGIENRTTKDIDTTLREMKVTKETLTKVLNDIFSTPTKEGIQFEIQRIKETKEADYYPGFSLRVLAHLENMRPDFKVDVTTGDSIYPATITHSHKLMFEDRTIPLESYPTEQIIAEKLSATFDFLTDNSRGKDFYDLYTIPKMEKIDEKTLKDSVRNTFTRRGKTDPLKTYYKKDMDVLKNSNELKDTWKKYQKSNPYAASITYEETMNSISNLMEKVIHVEEKERNLAYQRHQQMNREMER
- a CDS encoding type IV toxin-antitoxin system AbiEi family antitoxin domain-containing protein; translated protein: MTKAMVYKLLEEFNGTLALKDAKKAGISPVTIKRMVDRGELDREYPGFFTLPGQFPDELFMAQKKYERGIISHITALDLYDLTDMIPRQIDLTVPYGYHVSGKGLKEFAVELHYTKTEWYELGKVEIKSRYGNPVIAYDQERTLCDIWNPWYNVEDEIKVKAIKNYMESNRKNLRKLNEYRRILPTDKTMRSYIMALN